A section of the Zygosaccharomyces rouxii strain CBS732 chromosome B complete sequence genome encodes:
- the PMT4 gene encoding dolichyl-phosphate-mannose-protein mannosyltransferase (similar to uniprot|P46971 Saccharomyces cerevisiae YJR143C PMT4 Transfers mannose residues from dolichyl phosphate-D-mannose to specific serine/threonine residues of proteins in the secretory pathway dolichyl phosphate-D-mannose:protein O-D-mannosyltransferase) has product MGSKKKDQTTVSGGNNTKNSDTASISKSKPSTPSSSGFSFSTEKWLLRDPPDAANCYRFWLWAVTGLAFCARFYKIWYPKEVVFDEVHFGKFASYYLERSFFFDVHPPLAKMLIAFIGFLSGYDGSFKFDEIGHSYVQNPAPFLQYRCFNAFLGTITVPLLFNTLKEFNFKAITCAFGALLVAIDNAHVTETRLILLDAFLNFTVALSVYTYVKFYKAQLTSPFSLKWNLWLYATGLSLSLVISTKYVGVLTYAMIGSAVAINLWQLLDVRAGLTIRQFASHVVKRLNGFIFAPFLVYLFWFWVHFAILTKSGSGDNFMSGEFQETLGDSPLAKESRQVNYHDIITLRHRDTNGLLHSHLSRYPQRYEDGRISSQGQQVTCYFYEDANNQWEIVPVKELPSPSGQPLLLNEAFRLRHVMTNSYLLTHDVASPYYPTNEEVVTVSEEEANGADYQQTLFMFQGLSKRDAGSIVKSKGTFFRIFHVDTAVALWTHNDVLLPEWGFNQQEVNGNKKVTDPDNNWFVDTIVNIDEERKAYVPREVKTLPFFTKWAELQRLMFEHNNKLSADHPFASQPYSWPGSMNGVSFWTKDSERKQIFFIGNIIGWWLQVISLATYIGIVIADLISRQRAYYALGRITREKIYGPLMYFFVGWGCHYFPFYLMGRQRFLHHYLPAQLIASMFTAALWEVIFSDCKSLDPEKDEEQPNTNYNNTPEVKTKVLYIFFGIMAVAIVWCFWFFSPFVYGDVTLTPQQVVARKWLNMELNFAK; this is encoded by the coding sequence ATGGGCtcgaaaaaaaaggatCAGACCACTGttagtggtggtaataataCCAAGAACTCTGATACTGCATCTATATCGAAATCCAAGCCATCCACTCCTAGTTCGTCAGGCTTCTCATTCTCCACAGAAAAATGGCTGTTAAGAGATCCTCCTGATGCCGCTAACTGTTACCGCTTCTGGCTTTGGGCGGTTACCGGTTTAGCATTTTGCGCtagattttacaagataTGGTATCCTAAGGAAGTTGTCTTTGATGAAGTTCATTTCGGTAAATTTGCGTCTTattatttggaaagaagtTTTTTCTTCGATGTGCATCCTCCACTTGCTAAGATGTTAATCGCGTTTATTGGGTTTTTAAGTGGTTATGACGgctctttcaaattcgatgaaattggtcACAGTTATGTGCAGAATCCTGCTCCATTTCTGCAATACCGTTGCTTCAATGCCTTCTTGGGGACCATCACAGTGCCATTGCTGTTCAacactttgaaagaattcaatttcaaagctATCACTTGTGCATTTGGTGCTCTTTTGGTGGCTATCGATAACGCGCATGTTACTGAAACAAGATTGATTCTACTAGACGCATTCTTGAATTTCACTGTGGCACTTTCAGTCTACACCTATGTGAAATTCTACAAAGCGCAATTGACTAGTCCATTCTCCCTGAAATGGAACCTGTGGTTATACGCAACTGGtctttcattatcattagtTATCTCTACAAAATACGTTGGTGTCCTGACATATGCCATGATCGGTTCTGCAGTTGCCATTAATTTGTGGCAATTACTCGACGTACGTGCTGGTTTAACCATCCGTCAATTTGCTAGCCATGTGGTGAAGAGATTGAATGGTTTCATCTTTGCTCCCTTCCTCGTGTATCTGTTCTGGTTCTGGGTCCATTTTGCCATTTTGACGAAATCCGGTTCTGGTGACAATTTCATGTCTGGTGAATTCCAAGAAACTTTGGGTGATTCGCCTTTGGCAAAAGAATCTAGACAAGTCAACTACCACGATATTATCACTTTGAGACACAGAGACACTAACGGTTTATTGCATTCTCATTTGTCTCGTTATCCTCAACGTTACGAGGATGGTCGTATCTCTTCTCAAGGTCAACAGGTTACTTGTTACTTTTACGAAGATGCTAACAACCAGTGGGAAATTGTGCCAGTCAAAGAAttaccatcaccatcagGCCAACCACTTTTGCTCAATGAAGCCTTCAGATTGAGACACGTTATGACTAACAGTTACTTGTTAACTCACGACGTGGCATCTCCATACTATCCAACAAATGAAGAAGTCGTTACTGTCTCTGAGGAAGAAGCCAACGGTGCAGATTATCAACAAACTTTGTTCATGTTCCAAGGTTTGAGTAAAAGAGATGCAGGTTCTATTGTGAAATCAAAGGGTACTTTCTTCCGTATCTTCCACGTTGATACCGCTGTGGCTCTTTGGACCCACAATGACGTCTTGTTGCCAGAATGGGGGTTCAACCAGCAAGAAGTCAACGGTAACAAGAAGGTTACTGACCCAGACAACAACTGGTTTGTGGACACCATTGTGaatattgatgaagaaagaaaggCTTACGTTCCAAGAGAAGTCAAGACGTTGCCTTTCTTCACCAAGTGGGCCGAATTACAAAGGTTAATGTTTGAACATAACAACAAATTATCCGCAGATCACCCATTCGCCTCTCAACCATACTCTTGGCCAGGTAGTATGAACGGTGTCTCATTTTGGACAAAGGATTCTGAAAGGAaacaaatcttcttcatcggtAACATTATCGGTTGGTGGTTACAAGTGATTTCCCTAGCCACATACATTGGGATTGTGATCGCAGATTTGATCAGTAGACAACGTGCATACTATGCATTGGGTAGAATCACTAGAGAGAAAATCTATGGACCTCTAATGTATTTCTTTGTCGGTTGGGGATGCCACTATTTCCCCTTCTATTTGATGGGTCGTCAAAGGTTCTTACACCATTACTTACCAGCCCAATTGATCGCCTCTATGTTCACTGCTGCATTGTGGGAAGTTATCTTCAGCGACTGTAAATCCTTAGATCCtgaaaaggatgaagagCAACCCAACACCAATTACAACAATACCCCAGAGGTTAAAACCAAAGTCTTGTACATTTTCTTTGGCATCATGGCAGTGGCTATCGTGTGGTGCTTCTGGTTCTTCTCTCCATTTGTATATGGTGATGTGACCTTGACCCCACAACAAGTTGTCGCCAGAAAATGGTTAAACATGGAGTTGAACTTCGCCAAATGA
- the MGM101 gene encoding Mgm101p (similar to uniprot|P32787 Saccharomyces cerevisiae YJR144W MGM101 Protein involved in mitochondrial genome maintenance component of the mitochondrial nucleoid required for the repair of oxidative mtDNA damage): protein MSLPLLSLRRFNARGAMRLRMVRWIGFERPPPPPPAPPHSHAGPLRSNPSLASANSNKPLEQGLGGKPLEGENPIGSSRTVDWSTSWHGFGAKPFADEVQKKLSETLGPLDIEIKPDGMIYLPEIKYRRILNKAFGAGGWGLVPRSQTIVTPKLVTREYGLVCHNQLVSVARGEQDYFSETGIPTATEGCKSNALMRCCKDLGIGSELWDPVFIKKFKTENCVEKFVEHVTTKKKKKIWLRKDRQVEYPYK from the coding sequence ATGTCTTTGCCTCTGTTATCACTCAGGAGGTTTAACGCCAGGGGAGCGATGAGATTGAGAATGGTTAGGTGGATTGGTTTTGAGAGGccgccaccaccaccaccagccCCACCACACTCACACGCTGGCCCACTGCGCTCAAACCCTTCACTAGCATCCGCAAATTCTAATAAACCTTTGGAACAAGGTCTCGGGGGCAAGCCACTAGAAGGTGAAAATCCTATTGGCTCTTCAAGGACAGTAGACTGGTCGACTTCATGGCATGGATTTGGAGCAAAACCTTTTGCAGATGAAGTTCAAAAGAAACTATCAGAAACTTTAGGACCCTTAGACATTGAAATCAAACCGGATGGTATGATCTATTTACCAGAGATTAAGTACCGCCGCATCTTAAATAAGGCATTTGGTGCCGGTGGTTGGGGTCTTGTACCACGCTCACAGACAATTGTCACACCAAAATTGGTCACCAGAGAATATGGACTTGTCTGTCACAATCAATTGGTAAGTGTCGCAAGAGGTGAACAAGATTATTTCTCTGAAACGGGGATTCCAACCGCAACCGAAGGTTGCAAGAGTAATGCTCTAATGAGGTGCTGCAAAGATTTAGGAATTGGTTCGGAACTCTGGGATCCTGTATTTATCAAGAAGTTTAAAACTGAAAACTGCGTGGAGAAGTTCGTCGAACATGTAACcaccaagaagaaaaagaagatttggttgCGTAAGGATAGACAAGTAGAATATCCATACAAATGA
- a CDS encoding uncharacterized protein (some similarities with uniprot|P38338 Saccharomyces cerevisiae YBR259W Hypothetical ORF) codes for MALDVEEAISSYKQLLRRYLRSTNRIQWRRTAQELDYLARYAIDNRDGTTVEFFEGQLYEVLSPCNFSPYISLEHYRNFVTFYNGFFTKLQYLKGHIGDEWLKSCKVKYLSLAIDGLPLLLNRCCDDYIFKDENCLHDGTCIFECIRYYESSLRSKYEDPPSKLTGFDEELICRVVNWVSKYEKDFGRIYVMWKKTEEFLKSYGSDMLLNSPAFQLFSDNRHLLVPKTLENYILPPDTVFSVYGRGGCDGSYEFDSHDVEHYYSNKGLHWEQDFDLLLRKVILVDDFRCARLWQRSTLRRQFEQSLSNVDEFHVELFNYMHEKFQSNYDAIRKSPHKTLSKLEEIWINALSTFLIHYLVSLDDFMHLILRKSILPQILALCGRFKPFYQHKACLERRVFDNVCKTAPGSVLEFKESIDWILASPIDSNKINGNGPIIEKVFMSSQIAEQFNLSSEGEPIWPNQDFKDCWNEQLESFSSEGKTLHGCFSKHLIIMKLPIPSSNTNRITLITNLSIAGILNLYNDDARLTMDEIRMKLAIDESKEPILQENLQKLLSFGLIVLTRDSFYIFNYKFKKTSSSEKFLKLV; via the coding sequence ATGGCACTAGATGTTGAAGAGGCAATATCGAGCTATAAGCAGCTGTTGAGACGCTATTTACGTTCAACCAACAGAATCCAATGGAGAAGAACAGCCCAAGAATTGGATTATTTAGCTAGGTACGCGATCGATAACCGAGATGGGACTACAGTTGAATTCTTCGAAGGACAACTATATGAAGTTTTAAGTCCTTGCAATTTCAGCCCCTACATTTCATTAGAACATTATAGGAATTTTGTCACATTTTATAATGGGTTCTTTACGAAGTTGCAATATCTGAAGGGCCATATTGGTGACGAATGGCTCAAGTCATGCAAAGTGAAATATTTGTCACTTGCAATCGACGGTCTTCCACTACTTTTGAATAGGTGTTGTGATGATTatatcttcaaagatgaaaattgCCTTCATGATGGTACCTGCATCTTCGAATGCATAAGATATTATGAATCTTCACTACGATCAAAATACGAGGACCCTCCTAGCAAACTGACAGGGTTTGATGAAGAGTTGATATGCCGTGTTGTGAACTGGGTAAGCAAATACGAGAAGGATTTTGGTAGAATCTATGtgatgtggaagaagacCGAAgagtttttgaaatcataCGGTTCAGATATGCTCTTAAACTCACCTGCATTTCAACTGTTTTCGGACAACCGACATCTGTTAGTTCCAAAGACCTTAGAGAACTACATATTGCCACCAGACACAGTTTTCTCCGTCTATGGTCGTGGCGGTTGTGATGGAAGTTACGAGTTCGATAGTCACGATGTTGAGCATTATTATTCAAACAAGGGATTGCATTGGGAACAAGATTTTGACCTTTTACTCAGGAAAGTGATTTTGGTTGATGATTTCCGTTGTGCAAGGCTATGGCAGAGAAGCACATTAAGACGTCAATTTGAGCAAAGTCTCAGTAATGTAGATGAATTCCACGTCGAGTTATTCAACTACATGCACgagaaatttcaaagcAACTATGATGCCATAAGAAAAAGTCCCCATAAAACGCTTTccaaattagaagaaatatggATCAACGCTTTGTCCACTTTTCTGATTCATTACTTAGTATCCCTTGATGACTTTATGCATTTAATTCTACGCAAATCAATACTCCCTCAAATCCTTGCGTTATGTGGTAGATTCAAACCATTTTACCAGCACAAAGCCTGTTTGGAAAGACGTGTTTTTGACAATGTGTGCAAAACTGCACCGGGGTCAGTTTTAGAATTCAAggaatcaattgattggATCTTAGCTTCACCAATAGATTCAAATAAAATCAATGGAAATGGCCCaatcattgaaaaagtgTTCATGTCCAGCCAAATTGCTGAgcaattcaatttatcatcCGAAGGGGAACCAATTTGGCCCAACcaagatttcaaagattgtTGGAATGAACAACTagaatccttttcatcagAAGGAAAGACATTACACGGCTGCTTCAGTAAACATTTAATAATCATGAAATTACCAATACCTTCTTCCAATACAAATAGGATTACGCTAATtacaaatttatcaattgcAGGCATTCTAAACCTCTATAATGATGATGCAAGGCTGACAATGGATGAAATTCGCATGAAATTGGCAATTGACGAATCCAAAGAACCCATTTTACAGGagaatttacaaaaacTCTTGAGTTTTGGTTTAATAGTTCTGACAAGGGATAGTTTCTATATATTCAACTACAAATTCAAGAAGACAAGCTCCTCTGAAAAgtttttaaaattggtatAG
- the PTR3 gene encoding Ptr3p (similar to uniprot|P43606 Saccharomyces cerevisiae YFR029W PTR3 Component of the SPS plasma membrane amino acid sensor system (Ssy1p-Ptr3p-Ssy5p) which senses external amino acid concentration and transmits intracellular signals that result in regulation of expression of amino acid permease genes), with translation MNPDEIINDIRQSLVLPKEILSLHRNEITDDYNIKVRSGLVDDSSMLSCGCCISENLYTKLQALMGGSGIRCPNCQSVDVTMVGAVQPLRNISSLLQLYQRNPRESGNDFGQSIHSDKLTTDDSATTHKSLLIPENASLAATGIPSQYESSRSENFGRSPNKQYSLLSLFHAVATRLNNESLENSSSTDPMNQPPVGMALEGNDRELGSAEDLKVLDNASNTRTIPVSQDSATGSIKNDLQNLTVSVSTNEEKEYYFAKCFPVYRRRTQFNTHQKFLKTKSKLFVNMAISPDCTKFALVTEHSWEVYDIPKEISKQNPTLLFCGKSTGEYGPDFDNLRYPEDKQVLLSKGEKSQNGSWEHYYCKLSNDFLVISGTKRRLRIFDLNQGGQPVYSYLSSFPIRCIDIDPNSNLLACGITGKDRNTGSEQALIAFHSITRNKVTSEPEFLSPFTITLPYRDPINTIQFSNDGLYLSCSTALESRFLVISLRKVNEPRLVMKSLRSIDTSMESEGITDTKLFPGNPNLMCVTSMAFNSPPIVINTKIQNMEGLQSVAQPTMLMRLDELGSKIHKCEISPRNDSIAFLERNGSVYIIFAPTMMDNEKRRIVLVDMVANAYRAKESAALRFSPDGHKLFVLDRKGILYVEDFSYGLPQGHEVTKCKQIN, from the coding sequence ATGAATCCTGATGAAATAATTAATGATATACGACAGAGTTTAGTTCTCCCGAAGGAGATATTGAGTCTCCACAGAAATGAAATCACAGACGATTACAACATCAAAGTACGAAGTGGTTTAGTTGACGATAGTTCAATGTTGTCCTGTGGGTGTTGCATATCTGAGAACCTTTACACAAAACTGCAAGCTCTAATGGGTGGTAGTGGTATACGGTGTCCCAACTGTCAATCTGTAGATGTTACCATGGTTGGTGCCGTCCAGCCATTAAGGAACATTTCTTCACTGTTACAACTTTATCAGAGGAACCCTAGAGAATCTGGTAATGATTTTGGACAATCTATTCACTCTGATAAGCTCACTACAGATGATTCCGCTACTACTCATAAGTCTTTATTGATCCCGGAAAATGCTAGTCTTGCAGCCACGGGAATACCGTCTCAGTATGAATCCAGTAGAAGTGAGAATTTTGGTAGATCTCCAAATAAGCAGTATTCATTGTTATCACTTTTCCATGCAGTAGCTACCAGGCTCAACAACGAGAGCTTGGAAAATAGTTCCTCTACAGATCCTATGAATCAGCCACCAGTTGGCATGGCTCTTGAAGGTAATGATAGGGAGTTGGGTAGCGCggaagatttgaaagtCCTAGATAATGCATCAAATACGAGAACCATTCCAGTATCCCAGGATTCAGCTACAGGGTCcattaaaaatgatttacaaaatttgacAGTGTCTGTGAGTaccaatgaagaaaaagagtACTATTTTGCCAAATGCTTTCCAGTATACAGGAGGCGAACGCAATTTAATACCCACCAAAAGTTTTTAAAAACTAAATCTAAACTTTTTGTGAATATGGCGATTTCACCAGACTGTACGAAGTTTGCATTGGTTACAGAACATAGCTGGGAAGTTTACGATATTCctaaagaaatttcaaagcAGAATCCAACTTTACTCTTCTGTGGAAAATCTACTGGTGAATATGGTCCTGATTTTGATAATCTGCGGTATCCAGAGGATAAACAGGTACTCTTATCgaaaggtgaaaaatcgCAGAATGGTTCTTGGGAACACTATTACTGTAAACTATCCAATGATTTCCTAGTCATTTCGGGTACTAAAAGAAGACTGAGGATATTTGATTTAAACCAAGGTGGTCAGCCTGTATATTCCTATTTGTCGAGCTTCCCCATAAGATGTATCGATATTGATCCCAACTCCAATCTATTAGCCTGTGGAATTACCGGTAAGGATAGAAATACAGGTTCAGAACAAGCATTGATTGCTTTTCATAGCATCACAAGAAATAAAGTCACGTCAGAACCGGAATTTCTCTCTCCATTTACCATTACATTGCCCTATAGAGATCCGATAAACACCATACAGTTCTCCAACGACGGTTTATACCTTTCATGTTCCACAGCACTTGAATCTCGATTTCTAGTTATTTCATTAAGGAAAGTTAACGAACCAAGACTTGTGATGAAAAGTTTAAGATCCATCGACACTTCGATGGAATCTGAAGGCATAACTGATACCAAGTTATTCCCTGGAAATCCCAACTTGATGTGTGTTACTTCAATGGCTTTCAATTCACCCCCAATTGTAATTAATACAAAGATACAAAATATGGAAGGTCTACAGAGTGTAGCTCAACCTACGATGCTCATGAGACTAGACGAATTGGGATCTAAGATTCATAAGTGTGAAATTTCCCCTAGAAATGACTCTATTGCATTTTTAGAGAGAAATGGATCTGTATACATCATATTTGCACCGACGATGATGGATAATGAAAAGAGGAGGATCGTTCTTGTGGATATGGTTGCCAATGCTTACAGAGCCAAGGAATCTGCAGCTCTGAGGTTTAGCCCTGATGGACACAAGCTTTTTGTATTGGATCGTAAGGGAATTTTGTACGTAGAGGATTTTTCCTATGGATTGCCACAGGGTCATGAAGTGACGAAATGCAAGCAGATTAATTGA
- the AIM22 gene encoding putative lipoate--protein ligase (similar to uniprot|P47051 Saccharomyces cerevisiae YJL046W Hypothetical ORF), whose amino-acid sequence MSLFASRGLRLGLPLRLSLQCRRRLVQQTPFDLDEGEDEKYRSLNNMYVDMFTQKNGEKASANVGEARNPVNELDEVNQEIDQLYNVGYDSVTALELENLVKSEGRFVLQSLSTDPYYNLALEDYVFRHTPINDNFSSHRLLFYKNDNCVVIGKNQTVWKEVFLNNLVHRGYEFIRRLSGGGAVVHDLGNVNYSFITSRKEFDREFFNKLIVKWLTNKYPEMALHLNSRGDITLNGDKVSGSAFKIAKGKAYHHGTMLIHSNLQNFKGLLKPDHIDGLTWSCNSVDSVRSKVTNMSLKSAQEFIDTCVAGFQNHFPLVNNMIPVYYCDQSVAINDDIQNTMSKLKSDEWKYLSGPNFRVNIDEGNHDISVQKGIIVDSTIPSTVGMSFEDFAQDFPQLL is encoded by the coding sequence ATGTCATTATTTGCTTCAAGAGGACTAAGATTGGGTTTGCCGTTAAGACTGTCCCTACAATGTCGTCGAAGGTTGGTCCAACAGACGCCATTTGATCTAGATGAAGGAGAAGATGAGAAGTATCGGTCCTTGAACAACATGTATGTGGACATGTTCACTCAGAAGAATGGTGAGAAGGCTTCCGCCAATGTGGGAGAAGCTAGAAACCCCGTtaatgaattggatgagGTTAATCAAGAGATTGATCAATTGTATAATGTCGGTTACGATAGTGTTACAGCGcttgaattggaaaatttagtTAAAAGTGAGGGTAGGTTCGTCTTACAGAGTTTATCTACAGATCCTTACTATAATTTAGCCCTTGAAGACTATGTCTTCCGCCATACCCCCATCAatgacaatttttccagCCACAGGTTActcttttacaagaacGATAACTGCGTAGTCATCGGTAAGAATCAAACCGTTTGGAAAGAGGTGTTCTTGAATAATTTGGTTCATAGAGGTTATGAATTCATAAGAAGATTATCTGGAGGTGGTGCAGTGGTTCACGATTTAGGTAATGTgaattattcttttattaCTTCgagaaaagaatttgatagaGAATTCTTTAACAAGCTCATCGTTAAATGGCTGACCAACAAATACCCAGAAATGGCGTTACATTTGAACTCTAGGGGAGATATCACTCTGAATGGTGACAAGGTAAGTGGAAGTGCGTTTAAAATTGCCAAAGGAAAGGCTTATCATCATGGAACCATGCTGATTCATTCTAATTTACAAAACTTTAAAGGTTTATTAAAACCTGATCACATTGATGGCCTTACCTGGAGTTGTAACAGTGTTGACAGCGTACGATCAAAGGTAACTAACATGTCATTGAAATCTGCTCAAGAATTCATTGATACCTGTGTTGCCGGATTTCAAAACCATTTCCCATTGGTGAATAATATGATACCAGTATATTACTGTGACCAGAGTGTGGCTATAAACGATGATATCCAAAATACAATGTCAAAACTAAAGAGTGATGAATGGAAATATTTATCAGGCCCTAATTTCCGAGTAAATATTGATGAAGGTAACCATGATATATCTGTACAAAAGGGAATTATTGTCGATAGTACAATCCCAAGCACTGTTGGGATGAgctttgaagattttgcCCAAGATTTTCCTCAGTTGTTATGA
- the SHG1 gene encoding Shg1p (similar to uniprot|P38337 Saccharomyces cerevisiae YBR258C SHG1 Subunit of the COMPASS complex which methylates histone H3 on lysine 4 and is required in transcriptional silencing near telomeres), which translates to MTDYNADDARKLADEFKREGYFDQLKRDILTQKHDNDELPLEQSIRNNVASVVRKMVTDDENLIFKNRGSTSALIEAQLFKQGYKRLGEGEDGIQLEEYLNKVLNDSELTQGIKDKLNGLRPTDGGNESIQNDGSA; encoded by the coding sequence ATGACGGATTATAATGCAGATGATGCTAGAAAACTAGCTGACGAATTTAAACGTGAAGGTTACTTTGATCAGTTAAAAAGAGATATTTTAACGCAAAAGcatgataatgatgagTTACCGTTGGAACAATCAATTAGGAATAATGTAGCAAGTGTTGTAAGGAAGATGGTCacagatgatgagaatCTAATATTCAAGAACAGAGGATCCACCAGTGCACTAATAGAAGCTCAGTTGTTTAAACAAGGTTATAAAAGATTGGGAGAAGGCGAAGACGGTATACAGTTAGAAGAATACTTGAATAAAGTGTTGAACGATTCTGAACTTACACAGGGCATTAAAGATAAATTAAACGGTTTGAGGCCTACCGATGGTGGCAATGAGTCTATTCAAAACGATGGATCTGCATAG
- the POP4 gene encoding RNase P/RNase MRP complex subunit (similar to uniprot|P38336 Saccharomyces cerevisiae YBR257W POP4 Subunit of both RNase MRP which cleaves pre-rRNA and nuclear RNase P which cleaves tRNA precursors to generate mature 5' ends binds to the RPR1 RNA subunit in Rnase P) has product MDRTQQFIKECLFTKNFEDPNKPISDNRLQETLLILPTDGGVHQSLRRNKSKLKVTIGTVAEADAAAASSIKHPNYRKITKNARVALKDYINRCKSSVRNAKRIAREQNITEKNTLMDYLKVNHPKVWEDLPNFDKFKPMHEQLWIGYIKEMLNIPVEVRDTSKFNINRSQALFKLSMADYNGSFLKIVKSVNKNMIGIEGIVIWDSQKNFIMMTEGALVDEIKCIPKKGTIFALEIPLNDEDALQFSILGDRFKYRSSDRAGRKFKARRVDDMLYYADPSF; this is encoded by the coding sequence ATGGATCGAACACAGCAGTTTATAAAAGAATGTCTCTTCACCAAGAACTTTGAGGATCCCAATAAACCCATTTCCGATAACAGGTTACAGGAGACTTTACTCATCTTACCCACTGATGGAGGTGTACATCAATCGTTGAGGAGAAATAAAAGTAAACTAAAGGTTACTATTGGTACTGTAGCGGAAGCAGATGCAGCAGCTGCATCATCTATTAAACATCCAAACTATAGAAAGATCACCAAAAATGCAAGAGTTGCATTGAAGGATTACATCAATCGTTGCAAATCTAGTGTACGAAATGCTAAAAGAATTGCTCGTGAACAGAATATTACAGAAAAAAATACGTTAATGGATTATTTGAAGGTGAATCATCCTAAAGTATGGGAAGATCTGCCGAATTTCGATAAATTTAAGCCCATGCATGAACAATTGTGGATTGGCTATATTAAAGAGATGTTAAACATACCCGTGGAGGTTCGCGATACCTCCAAGTTCAACATCAATCGTTCACAAGCTCTATTCAAGCTTTCTATGGCTGATTACAATGGTTCATTCTTAAAGATAGTAAAAAGTGTCAATAAAAATATGATTGGTATCGAAGGTATCGTTATTTGGGATAGTCAGAAGAATTTTATCATGATGACTGAGGGGGCACTAGTAGACGAAATTAAATGTATCCCCAAGAAAGGTACTATATTTGCCCTTGAAATACCATTGAATGACGAAGATGCCCTACAGTTTAGCATTTTGGGGGATAGATTCAAATACAGAAGTAGCGATCGTGCTGGTAGAAAATTCAAAGCTCGTAGGGTTGACGATATGCTGTACTATGCAGATCCATCGTTTTGA